ATTCTTCTtaaattatgtaatattttaGCTAGGTGAATGCATGTCTAgctaaattttttatacatgtaTACATGATTTCAGATACCGGTGTTATGAGTGGAGCCATGATATTCATAAAGGAGGAGCTCGGAATCAGCGACACCCAACAAGAAGTTCTTGCAGGAATCTTAAACCTTTGTGCCTTGGTAGGATCTTTAGCTGCAGGAAGAACCTCTGATTACATTGGTCGACGCTACACAATCGCCCTAGCCTCTGTCCTTTTCATGGGTGGTTCAATTCTCATGGGATATGGTCCAAACTACGCAATTCTAATGTTGGGAAGGTGTGTTGCTGGTATTGGCGTGGGTTTTGCTCTTTTGATAGCACCAGTTTATTCTGCTGAAATCTCCTCAGCTAAATCACGAGGCTTTCTAGCTTCCCTACCCGAGCTTTGTATTGGTATTGGAATTTTACTTGGTTACGTAGCGAACTACTTCTTAGGGAAATTGACTTTGAAGCTTGGGTGGAGATTGATGCTTGGTATTGCAGCAGTTCCTTCACTTGCTTTGGCTTTTGGCATTCTGGCAATGCCAGAATCTCCAAGGTGGTTGGTGATGCAAGGCCATTTAGGAAAAGCCAAGAAAGTTTTGTTGAAAGTTTCAAATACTGAACAAGAAGCTGATCTTCGGTTCAAGGATATAAAGATTGCTGCTGGGATTGACGAGAATTGCCCTGAGGAAATGGTTAAGCTCCCACAGAAGAACCATGGTGAAGGGGTTTGGAAAGAGTTAATAGTGAGACCCTCTAATTCTGTTCGGTGGATGTTGATTGCAGCTGTTGGGATTCACTTTTTTGAGCATGCAACTGGAATTGAAGCTGTTATGCTATATAGTCCAAGAATCTTTAAGAAAGCTGGAGTCACCACAAAGGACAAGCTCTTGCTCACAACCATTGGAGTAGGCCTCACaaaaatctttttcttgatAATAGCCTCATTTTTGCTTGACAGATTTGGGAGAAGACGCCTCTTGCTTACAAGCACCGGAGGAATGGTTTGTAGCCTTGCAGTGTTAGGATTCAGCTTGACCATGGTGCATACTTCACAGGAAAAGCTCTCATGGGCCTTGACCCTTAGCATAGTGGCTACTTACTCATTTGTTGCTTCTTTTAATATTGGACTTGGACCTGTCA
The nucleotide sequence above comes from Glycine soja cultivar W05 chromosome 11, ASM419377v2, whole genome shotgun sequence. Encoded proteins:
- the LOC114374211 gene encoding probable polyol transporter 3; the encoded protein is MPSMEIGGEKDQFNKYACACAVVASMISIIFGYDTGVMSGAMIFIKEELGISDTQQEVLAGILNLCALVGSLAAGRTSDYIGRRYTIALASVLFMGGSILMGYGPNYAILMLGRCVAGIGVGFALLIAPVYSAEISSAKSRGFLASLPELCIGIGILLGYVANYFLGKLTLKLGWRLMLGIAAVPSLALAFGILAMPESPRWLVMQGHLGKAKKVLLKVSNTEQEADLRFKDIKIAAGIDENCPEEMVKLPQKNHGEGVWKELIVRPSNSVRWMLIAAVGIHFFEHATGIEAVMLYSPRIFKKAGVTTKDKLLLTTIGVGLTKIFFLIIASFLLDRFGRRRLLLTSTGGMVCSLAVLGFSLTMVHTSQEKLSWALTLSIVATYSFVASFNIGLGPVTWVYSSEIFPSKLRAQGASIGVAVNRVMNAAVSMSFISIYKTITIGGTFFMFAAISILAWLFFYFFLPETKGVALEGMEMVFSKNYSRNVAAETDQRQNA